The Thiorhodovibrio frisius genome segment TTGGCGCCTATCTGGATGCGGGCGTGCATTTCTGTATCATCGGCACCCAGGCGGTGATCGAACCCGAGTTCGTTGCCCGCGCCTGCAAGTCCTTCCCTGGTCATATTCTGGTCGGGCTGGACGCCAAGGATGGACAGGTCGCCATCCGCGGCTGGGCCGAGACCACTGAGCACCGAGTGGAAGAATTGGCGCGGCGCTTCGCCAGCGACGGCATCGGCGCCGTGATCTACACCGACATCGGCCGCGACGGTATGCTGACCGGCCCCAATCTCGAGGCCACCGCGCGTCTGGCCGACGCCATTGATGTGCCAGTCATCGCCTCGGGCGGCATCACCACCCTTGATGACGTGCGCGCTCTGGCCGGAATCGCCGCCCAACTCACCAAAGGCGGCATCAGCGGCGCAATCACCGGGCGCGCCATTTACGAGGGCACCCTGGACTTCGCCGAGGGC includes the following:
- the hisA gene encoding 1-(5-phosphoribosyl)-5-[(5-phosphoribosylamino)methylideneamino]imidazole-4-carboxamide isomerase, whose protein sequence is MLLIPAIDLKDGCCVRLRQGRMDDETRFSDNPVEMAGRWSSAGARRLHLVDLNGAFAGTPVNGAAIRAIATAYPELPIQVGGGIRDLDTIGAYLDAGVHFCIIGTQAVIEPEFVARACKSFPGHILVGLDAKDGQVAIRGWAETTEHRVEELARRFASDGIGAVIYTDIGRDGMLTGPNLEATARLADAIDVPVIASGGITTLDDVRALAGIAAQLTKGGISGAITGRAIYEGTLDFAEGQRLADSLSAGDRAA